In a genomic window of Sutcliffiella sp. FSL R7-0096:
- a CDS encoding ABC transporter permease produces MDLKKESLKLSISVFLALLFTILLIFFPRGGYYGEIPMNLEDGAFPGFQLSLFFEVYRTNITQFFQHIWEHKSLGETMFSQTSVEKELVRYYPKSLLIIVIGFVVSIIFGVLKGIFDYRNTYTKKNLLGNGTTWLFQSIPDFFIVIIAFYLAFYYLPMGLIFSNRNWYSFAAPALLVSIYPTMYVARMTCVSLLNQDGQDYIRTAFAKGFKVKQVINRHIIRNSALDLIAHLPTIMMVVISNMLMVEYLTGYAGAGNRMFVALGGRQETVGFGTTSIEAGLVFGYALCFIATVLIVHIVKMILLTRLSQKGE; encoded by the coding sequence TTTTGGCTTTGCTCTTTACCATCCTGCTCATTTTTTTCCCAAGAGGAGGGTACTATGGGGAAATTCCCATGAATTTAGAAGACGGGGCATTTCCAGGTTTTCAGCTTTCTCTTTTCTTTGAAGTATACCGAACAAACATCACCCAATTCTTTCAGCATATTTGGGAGCACAAGAGTCTTGGCGAAACCATGTTTTCACAGACTTCCGTGGAAAAAGAACTAGTCCGCTATTATCCAAAAAGTTTGCTTATCATTGTCATCGGATTTGTGGTCAGTATTATTTTTGGAGTATTAAAGGGGATTTTTGATTATCGCAATACATATACAAAAAAGAACCTGCTTGGGAACGGGACAACTTGGCTTTTCCAGTCCATACCTGACTTTTTCATCGTGATTATCGCATTTTATCTAGCGTTCTATTATTTACCGATGGGACTGATTTTCAGTAATCGGAACTGGTACAGCTTTGCCGCGCCAGCCTTACTCGTTTCCATCTATCCGACTATGTATGTTGCACGGATGACCTGTGTGTCGCTTTTAAATCAAGATGGACAGGACTATATCCGCACGGCTTTTGCTAAAGGGTTTAAAGTCAAACAGGTGATAAACCGTCATATTATAAGGAATAGTGCACTTGATTTGATTGCCCACCTGCCGACCATCATGATGGTTGTCATATCAAACATGTTGATGGTGGAGTACTTGACTGGCTACGCCGGGGCAGGTAATAGGATGTTTGTGGCGCTAGGAGGAAGGCAGGAGACGGTCGGGTTTGGCACTACCTCTATTGAAGCGGGACTAGTCTTTGGTTATGCCCTCTGTTTCATTGCGACCGTGCTTATCGTCCATATTGTAAAAATGATTCTGCTGACAAGACTCAGCCAAAAGGGGGAATAA
- a CDS encoding ABC transporter permease subunit, protein MLKNKALWTGGLFLLLLILVAAFGSYFPYVKEGLEEKRLIFPESGGLEKAPFAPSADFPLGSDHEGRNMVSLLVMGAKDTLLLIFLITTIRYLVGVMLGAIASLGGRFISNVLNVWDQIFSSMPVIFFAILAFNLPLLIYAENRFWIVIFSIALVEVGRVGVTTRDQLIHVKNKPYIDAARTVGVTNFGLAKNHYLPTLLPTMLVNYCFDIGRVALIIGQLGIFSIFITMQFVEVPPGGMFQLVNTSFNWPTILGDARKDIYTAVWIPAAAAFAIMYVILTFNILGEGLRRHFSRFGV, encoded by the coding sequence ATGTTGAAAAACAAAGCGCTATGGACCGGTGGACTTTTTCTATTGCTGTTAATCCTGGTGGCTGCATTTGGCTCCTATTTTCCATATGTGAAAGAGGGACTAGAGGAAAAGCGTTTGATATTCCCAGAGTCAGGTGGTCTCGAGAAAGCACCCTTTGCTCCATCCGCGGACTTCCCGCTTGGCTCTGATCATGAAGGCAGAAACATGGTGAGTCTTCTCGTCATGGGGGCCAAGGATACATTGTTACTCATTTTCTTGATCACCACCATCCGTTATCTTGTGGGAGTAATGCTTGGTGCGATTGCATCATTAGGAGGTCGGTTCATCTCAAACGTTCTCAATGTGTGGGATCAGATTTTCTCCAGCATGCCTGTGATTTTCTTTGCCATTCTTGCCTTCAACCTGCCACTTTTAATTTATGCCGAAAATAGGTTCTGGATTGTCATTTTCAGCATAGCATTGGTGGAAGTGGGGCGCGTTGGGGTGACCACCAGGGATCAATTGATCCATGTGAAAAATAAACCGTATATAGATGCAGCTCGCACTGTGGGTGTCACAAATTTCGGCCTTGCCAAAAACCACTACCTGCCTACACTGCTCCCGACCATGCTTGTTAATTATTGCTTTGATATTGGTAGAGTTGCTTTAATTATCGGTCAGCTCGGGATTTTCTCGATTTTTATTACGATGCAATTTGTAGAGGTTCCACCGGGAGGAATGTTCCAGTTGGTGAATACAAGCTTCAACTGGCCGACTATTTTGGGAGATGCCCGTAAAGATATCTATACGGCCGTGTGGATTCCGGCAGCAGCAGCGTTTGCCATTATGTATGTTATTTTGACGTTCAATATTTTAGGGGAAGGATTGAGAAGGCACTTTAGTCGTTTTGGGGTGTGA
- a CDS encoding DUF4190 domain-containing protein: protein MNSSVPHSETGKLNSNAILSLILGILSILCCVISFLSMLFAVPGFVLALIGLNEIQKTDQIGRGYAKAGLICSILGMLLPLIIILVSLLFFQSTDFIMDLS, encoded by the coding sequence ATGAATAGTTCTGTTCCACATTCTGAGACGGGAAAGCTAAATAGTAACGCTATTCTTTCTTTAATTCTTGGTATCTTATCAATATTATGTTGCGTCATCAGTTTTTTGAGCATGCTCTTTGCGGTTCCGGGTTTTGTCCTCGCTCTGATTGGACTTAATGAAATCCAGAAAACCGATCAAATAGGGCGAGGATATGCCAAGGCAGGATTAATATGTAGCATTCTAGGTATGCTGCTGCCACTCATCATTATCCTCGTTAGTTTGTTATTCTTTCAATCGACAGACTTCATCATGGACTTGAGCTAA
- a CDS encoding manganese catalase family protein → MFFHIKELQYEAKPDKPDPIFATRLQEILGGQFGEISVAVQYLFQGWGARRHDKYRDLLMDTGTEELAHIEMLATMIARLLDGAPVKAQEEAAQNPVMAAIMGGMNPQYAIVSGLGALPVNSVGVPWNAGYVIASGNLLADFRANLNAETQGRLQAVRLYEQTTDPGVRDMLSFLIARDRMHQNQWLAAIHELEAQEGVIVPSTFPTSKEKSEVSHTFIALSEGEQSSKGKWASGPAPDGLANFQYLSMPGAWGSKPLLNPAPPAFHNTPPSVK, encoded by the coding sequence TTGTTTTTTCACATAAAAGAATTACAATATGAAGCCAAACCGGATAAGCCCGATCCCATATTTGCCACAAGATTACAGGAGATTTTGGGTGGGCAATTCGGGGAGATTTCCGTTGCTGTTCAATATCTCTTTCAAGGCTGGGGAGCAAGAAGGCACGATAAGTACCGGGATTTGTTGATGGACACTGGTACGGAGGAGCTTGCCCATATTGAGATGCTTGCGACAATGATTGCAAGGCTACTAGATGGGGCACCGGTAAAAGCGCAAGAGGAAGCGGCCCAAAATCCAGTCATGGCAGCGATCATGGGTGGGATGAACCCGCAGTATGCAATCGTATCAGGCCTTGGCGCGTTACCGGTCAATAGTGTCGGGGTGCCATGGAATGCCGGATATGTTATTGCAAGTGGGAATTTGCTGGCTGATTTCAGGGCAAACCTAAATGCTGAAACGCAGGGACGCCTGCAGGCAGTAAGACTATATGAACAAACGACGGACCCAGGAGTAAGAGACATGTTGTCATTCCTTATTGCCAGGGATAGAATGCATCAAAACCAATGGTTGGCAGCTATTCATGAGCTTGAAGCACAAGAAGGCGTCATTGTTCCAAGTACATTCCCTACTTCCAAGGAAAAATCGGAAGTTTCTCATACATTTATAGCTTTATCAGAGGGTGAACAGAGCAGCAAAGGGAAATGGGCAAGTGGCCCGGCGCCAGATGGATTGGCCAACTTCCAATACTTAAGCATGCCAGGTGCCTGGGGAAGCAAGCCTTTATTGAATCCTGCACCACCAGCCTTTCATAATACTCCACCATCGGTAAAATAA
- the ptsG gene encoding glucose-specific PTS transporter subunit IIBC, whose product MKRLFGVLQKVGKALMLPVALLPAAGILLAFGNALKEENLLELMPFLGAGWIQMVANIMDAAGGIVFDNLPVLFAVGVAVGLAGGEGVAALAAIIGYLIMNATMGVVLGVDDGMLEDPAYANVLGINTLQSGVFGGVIVGILAAFMYNKYFNIELPSYLGFFAGKRFVPIVTAASAVALGILMSFVWPPIQGGLNTLSESMINTNLTVSAFIFGVIERALIPFGLHHIFYSPFWFEFGSYTTEAGNIVRGDQAMFFAQLRDGVEPTAGTFMTGKFPFMMFGLPAAALAIYHTARPEKKKVVGGIMASAALTSFLTGITEPIEFSFLFVAPVLFAIHTVFAGLSFMVMHILDVKIGMTFSGGVIDYLLFGVVPNRTAWWLVIPVGLVFSVIYYFGFRFAIQKFNLATPGREDVDEDEDGASTSTAGDLPHDVLEAMGGKQNISHLDACITRLRVSVNEISMVDKARLKKLGASGVLEVGNNIQAIFGPKSDTLKSQMKDIMDGKTPRPAKTDANKEVEQQIEEINPDAMQTKSTEGGFIAPIKGEIKPLDDVPDQVFSGKMMGDGFAIEPSEGLVVSPVDGKIVNLFPTKHAIGIESNEGHEILIHVGIDTVNLKGEGFEALVAQGDSVTKGQELLKFDMDFIGKNAPSLITPIVFTNLKDDEKVKLNKQGEVSLKEEGIVEISKG is encoded by the coding sequence GTGAAGAGATTGTTTGGTGTGTTGCAGAAGGTCGGGAAAGCGTTGATGCTTCCTGTCGCGCTTTTGCCTGCTGCGGGTATTTTGCTTGCGTTTGGGAATGCGTTGAAGGAGGAGAATTTGCTGGAGCTGATGCCGTTCCTTGGGGCGGGTTGGATCCAGATGGTAGCGAATATCATGGATGCTGCCGGGGGGATTGTGTTTGATAACCTCCCAGTGCTCTTTGCCGTTGGGGTTGCAGTTGGACTAGCCGGTGGTGAAGGGGTTGCCGCGCTTGCCGCCATCATCGGGTACCTGATCATGAATGCGACGATGGGTGTCGTGCTTGGGGTCGATGACGGAATGCTGGAAGACCCGGCATACGCGAATGTACTTGGAATCAACACGCTTCAGAGTGGGGTGTTCGGCGGAGTAATCGTCGGTATCCTCGCGGCATTCATGTATAATAAGTATTTCAATATTGAATTACCGTCTTACCTTGGGTTCTTTGCCGGTAAGCGATTCGTTCCGATTGTAACAGCTGCTTCGGCAGTTGCGCTCGGAATTCTCATGTCCTTTGTATGGCCGCCAATCCAAGGTGGATTGAACACACTTTCCGAAAGTATGATCAACACAAACCTGACGGTGTCTGCCTTTATTTTCGGTGTGATTGAACGAGCCTTGATTCCATTCGGACTGCATCATATTTTCTACTCACCGTTCTGGTTTGAGTTCGGATCCTATACGACGGAAGCCGGGAATATTGTCCGTGGGGACCAGGCCATGTTCTTTGCGCAGTTGCGTGATGGTGTCGAGCCGACTGCCGGTACATTCATGACAGGTAAGTTCCCGTTCATGATGTTCGGACTACCTGCTGCAGCGCTTGCCATTTATCACACAGCACGCCCGGAGAAAAAGAAAGTGGTCGGCGGAATCATGGCATCTGCTGCCCTAACTTCCTTCCTGACAGGAATCACAGAACCTATTGAATTTTCCTTCCTGTTTGTCGCACCTGTTCTGTTTGCGATTCACACGGTGTTTGCGGGGCTATCTTTTATGGTCATGCATATCTTAGATGTAAAAATCGGGATGACCTTCTCTGGTGGGGTCATCGATTACCTTCTGTTCGGGGTTGTGCCTAACCGGACTGCTTGGTGGTTGGTGATACCGGTGGGGCTTGTATTCTCGGTCATTTACTACTTCGGTTTCCGTTTCGCTATCCAAAAATTCAACCTTGCCACACCTGGTCGTGAAGATGTGGACGAGGATGAGGATGGAGCCTCCACTTCTACTGCCGGTGATCTTCCGCATGATGTGTTAGAGGCAATGGGAGGAAAGCAGAACATCTCCCACCTTGATGCATGTATAACAAGGCTTCGTGTATCGGTAAATGAAATTTCGATGGTTGATAAGGCTCGTCTGAAAAAGCTTGGTGCTTCTGGTGTCCTGGAAGTCGGAAACAACATCCAAGCCATTTTCGGACCAAAATCAGACACCTTAAAATCTCAGATGAAAGACATTATGGATGGTAAAACGCCTCGTCCTGCTAAAACGGACGCCAACAAAGAAGTCGAGCAGCAGATTGAAGAGATTAATCCAGATGCGATGCAGACCAAATCGACAGAAGGCGGATTTATCGCTCCGATCAAGGGGGAAATAAAACCACTCGATGATGTGCCAGATCAAGTCTTCTCCGGAAAAATGATGGGGGACGGCTTTGCCATCGAGCCTTCAGAAGGACTTGTCGTCTCCCCTGTTGACGGAAAAATCGTGAACCTATTCCCGACCAAGCATGCAATTGGGATTGAGTCGAACGAGGGGCACGAAATCCTGATCCACGTCGGTATTGATACAGTGAACTTGAAAGGCGAAGGATTCGAAGCTTTGGTTGCCCAAGGAGATTCCGTGACGAAGGGGCAAGAGCTCCTAAAGTTTGATATGGACTTCATCGGTAAGAATGCTCCTTCGTTGATAACACCAATCGTGTTCACCAACCTTAAGGACGATGAAAAGGTGAAGCTGAATAAGCAAGGTGAAGTTTCATTGAAGGAAGAAGGAATTGTAGAGATATCCAAAGGATAA